In Leishmania mexicana MHOM/GT/2001/U1103 complete genome, chromosome 24, a genomic segment contains:
- a CDS encoding putative phosphotransferase — MPAAPNSELDADLVKSTLATSSRLPPSGPRPQRRGVAVAQSAASSNFPCIARQPFDAYVVLDFEATCEADRRIADAEVIEFPMVLVDARTATPVAEFQRYVRPVKNPVLSRFCTELTGITQDMVRGRDPFPMVYCEALQFLAEAGLGDAPPMRSYCVVTCGDWDLKTMLPAQLRVSGQQGTPLSFQRWCNLKKCMSQLGFGNGSGGGGPAPPLGLSWIPDMLQMVGLPMQGRHHSGIDDCRNLAAVLCALLRRGLVIDVTFSSTPFLRWHAPTEAQLPALDALPSTLADGAVQHSSDVPPPPRSHARTEGDAPQPEQQQQQQQRPPAPAKKGRLRHRCASSVDFILPALALDTNRDAVQELLPDTTPADAPPRVFDEEELKKASKFMSILLRHKAIQWRVPITSNGYVLLDDVLRQPQMRKQQVSVQDVARIVRDSDKQRYRLAYGAADGRLYIAAVQGHSIDGVEPQLRALTSVGEVPVAIHGTYWEAWKAIQQCGYLSTMSRQHIHFAKGLINDEQVVSGMRKNVQLFIYLDVAAVLADGVALYESTNGVLLTPGVGHTRQLPLKYVAKVVDRSNGRTIYPA, encoded by the coding sequence ATGCCGGCCGCGCCGAATTCAGAGCTGGATGCGGACCTTGTGAAGAGCACATTGGCGACCTCCTCGCGGCTTCCGCCGTCAGGTCCGCGCCCACAGCGCAGAGGGGTAGCGGTGGCACAatccgccgccagcagcaaTTTCCCCTGTATTGCCCGACAGCCGTTCGACGCGTACGTGGTGCTGGACTTCGAGGCTACTTGCGAGGCGGACAggcgcatcgccgacgcggAGGTGATTGAGTTTCCAATGGTCCTGGTCGACGCTCGCACCGCCACACCGGTTGCGGAGTTTCAGCGATATGTGCGGCCAGTGAAGAATCCCGTGCTCTCGCGCTTCTGCACCGAGCTGACAGGCATCACGCAGGACATGGTGCGTGGTCGTGACCCGTTCCCTATGGTGTACTGCGAGGCACTGCAGTTTCTTGCCGAGGCCGGACTCGGCGATGCACCCCCCATGCGCAGTTACTGCGTCGTTACGTGTGGCGACTGGGACCTGAAGACGATGCTGCCGGCGCAGTTGCGTGTTAGTGGACAACAAGGAACTCCACTGTCGTTTCAGCGGTGGTGCAACCTGAAGAAGTGCATGTCACAGCTGGGCTTCGGCAACGGGAGTGGGGGCGGCGgtcccgcgccgccgcttggACTCTCTTGGATTCCCGACATGCTGCAGATGGTCGGTCTCCCGATGCAGGGACGTCATCACAGCGGCATCGACGACTGCCGCAACCTTGCCGCTGTTCTGTGCGCACTGCTGAGGCGCGGCCTCGTCATTGACGTGACTTTTTCTAGTACACCCTTTCTGCGCTGGCACGCCccgacggaggcgcagcttCCTGCCTTGGACGCGCTGCCGAGCACGTTGGCCGAcggcgcggtgcagcactcAAGTGAtgtgcctccaccgccgcggtCGCATGCCCGGACAGAGGGTGACGCTCCACAaccagagcagcagcagcagcagcagcagcgaccgcCGGCTCCAGCGAAGAAGGGGCGTTTGAGGCATCGGTGCGCATCCTCAGTCGACTTCATTTTGCCAGCTCTTGCCCTTGACACGAATCGCGACGCCGTGCAGGAGCTTCTCCCCGACACAACCCCTGCCGACGCTCCTCCGCGAGTgttcgacgaggaggaacTCAAGAAGGCGTCTAAATTCATGTCTATCCTACTCCGCCACAAGGCGATCCAGTGGCGGGTGCCTATCACCTCCAACGGCTACGTGTTGCTCGATGACGTCCTACGTCAGCCACAGATGAGGAAGCAGCAAGTCTCAGTGCAGGATGTCGCCAGGATCGTGCGCGACTCCGACAAGCAGCGCTACCGGTTAGCGTATGGTGCGGCAGACGGCCGTCTCTACATTGCTGCCGTGCAAGGGCACAGCATCGATGGTGTtgagccgcagctgcgagcGCTGACAAGCGTGGGGGAGGTACCGGTGGCTATTCACGGCACCTACTGGGAGGCCTGGAAAGCGATCCAGCAGTGCGGTTACCTGAGCACCATGAGTAGGCAGCACATCCACTTCGCCAAGGGGCTCATAAACGACGAGCAGGTGGTAAGCGGCATGCGCAAGAACGTGCAGCTCTTCATCTACCTGGATGTCGCGGCAGTGCTCGCGGATGGCGTGGCACTCTACGAGAGCACCAACGGCGTCCTTCTTACCCCCGGTGTAGGCCACacgcggcagctgcctctCAAGTACGTGGCCAAGGTGGTGGACCGAAGCAATGGCCGCACAATCTACCCTGCGTGA
- a CDS encoding putative dynein arm light chain, which yields MTAAAPSSLVKYETPVLLSEALHKKSLATKRPVANNGKPQPQPEDVLFSILPPREFEKGGQRWVQYPSSTPATRLDVIRLQEQLDTLLADRQARETGVCPIREELYGQVFDELIRQVTISCAERGLLLLRVRDEIRMTLDAYRALYESSIAFGMRKALHAEQEHVELEARVRALEREKADLQRQVEELVEECARIEQDEAQRHQDEQKKHDEEVAFFRRTYETLTANLQTVVNPTKA from the coding sequence ATGACTGCAGCCGCCCCGTCGTCGCTCGTCAAGTACGAGACTCCAGTGCTGCTCTCCGAGGCGCTGCACAAGAAGTCCCTCGCCACGAAGCGGCCGGTGGCGAACAATGGCAagccgcagccacagccgGAGGACGTCCTCTTCAGTATTCTGCCTCCCCGCGAGTTCGAGAAGGGCGGGCAGCGGTGGGTGCAGTACCCCTCCAGCACCCCCGCCACCCGGCTCGATGTAATCcggctgcaggagcagctggacACTTTACTGGCAGACCGCCAGGCGCGCGAGACGGGTGTGTGCCCGATCCGCGAAGAGCTCTACGGTCAGGTGTTTGATGAGCTCATTCGGCAGGTCACGATCAGCTGCGCCGAGCGGGGTCTTCTGctcctgcgcgtgcgggATGAGATTCGCATGACGCTGGATGCCTACCGCGCTCTCTACGAGAGCAGCATCGCCTTCGGTATGCGTAAGGCACTGCACGCCGAGCAGGAGCACGtcgagctggaggcgcgcgTACGGGCGCTGGAGCGGGAAAAGGCGgacctgcagcggcaggtggAGGAGTTGGTAGAGGAGTGCGCGCGAATCGAGCAggatgaggcgcagcggcatcagGACGAGCAGAAAAAGCATGATGAGGAGGTTGCCTTCTTCCGTCGCACGTATGAGACCCTGACGGCCAACCTGCAGACCGTCGTGAACCCAACCAAGGCGTGA
- a CDS encoding putative inositol polyphosphate phosphatase — protein MAAAASPFSLPRARLPALQQLPLDSITVYDTATHCYLLGTDSLQKNFHLLSCRKHSAEPTPCHNAVSNSSVVAGAGSNGRQNATVSESEAEVGRAGASTAAPPSASHAELFGLDDLHDFTSYAVYSPTEAGALVDALRREHGASMRILSAVAFLGAVRFTAGYYVVLATERRMAGYLGVHRLFEAVSVELVSLQLDPEWVAAAEMQARKRLQQLRRGGGVGARGFKTGYSPLISAPGTAAGSPFVPSTSRSRLARAGYGRKFVASGTGASASATSYIFQRRSLEELYRQQLITSLSRASSFFYSHSYDLTNTLQRNMLAAGTAVSDGGVQPITCAGNGGRHCFERRPDRVAAADARVEPSPRGGQPLQPRMQYVWNEYLLEPWQLNDRDAESVKVEMSDVAEADVGGGGDAPAAPPAGRAKRDSAPQYPSALSRWCVFLVHGYITQRAVVVRRPAFRTLLVTLIARVSKASAGVRYLRRGLNSDGHVANHVEVEQIISDESSWNSTFTAGAITSYVQLRGSVPVRWYHPPTASRLLSKPPIVIGPHDSQWSETCLHFQHLLEQYGSPILVHDLLKRRENNTRESVLGDAYRAAVRAMVAAVDRWTPAATAGRDSVERGNTSEPRVCGADVLQYESTDLRSLSQLAWNTMTALAEQHFRVVHCFVTRRCCPVATLERHAQYASRLDHSDMLMTGDTSKVADAHKRRVSSDGEDAEVVQLQRGVVRSNCLDCIDRTNLGQLFHGLHALGEQLSALGLLQHAADVCDSPAVTELLLEMYLAMGDAIATQYGGSAQVGAGVLHRGAGWDQLMGVKRLYHNVMSDRDKQEAMNLLLGRKQPQPRRGSRACNPEMHSPGQMVPLPLAQASPSSTAPSLSASITSASPAAAAAWVGVGRGPLASEDAGGATASFLSGIRQTASRWWSEATSSASSSGAAVAAAEAEAEADYYEQVSSAPRLPLPGLLTSWWVQPLRRFDAWCAACGASALRGATRNSKTADAASVRPLGEVAAPQAPRSSLAHSDVSISSSAPTLASSASSRTSVPTDAAVASADAYGGDELALHLLAAEAQAQERWKLFIANVERQACLAPARRDAAAQLYHGRRRGVSHGDGIDDTAAAPSLSSPLSPVSAGTPASDASAPSRSMQWSLVSSTTSPTVRTAAATGGAEAGALSRAGYATVASAERAPLPFSAPLLTAPLYLFTEPLVLLRTTMHALPVERFAVAERRPTGPSTASAAALGSGGLRSGKKRAAIYSVGDALPQEPPYSVGQAVARQLFGCFPPAAAVVTAHSRDQMLMAQHQPWRSPQEAHSHDAFPCIVRNSAFAQQNADLERLAHREVLWIVHGVGTAAAGTHGVSAESLRRSTSCASMVQPSAPPSWPWTLSAQEVADRQFIAALLVGWFGAPATWGLEDMIRVAQRLVYPELLPAEVLQVLRSSRVQPPLEGAELLFAGTPSKAEEGTEEREKRVDAETRQYWHERLAASVGQRGSLFARGTPVAAFKHASRPTAPRRDPGGRDAPLRRTSPVRFAPPPTPLPYQRDVNVNSDSPVQAAVALLCRLASVLRFAGHDNTARGASMNDTGIGPVVGARGSGVVAATSMAARWSHEVSTGESRGGAGVNVLAVSTHDADAAQDEKAAPVRRVEEALLPLLEECPNASAPASAYLPGLFPKHEALPDSLRRQWLLCRLLQPIFTRCVLTPPTLHNLLRDLFTELLTVDDTAAGPADEVNRENEARQQPRRREYRVRYSFVLPQQHWQLQQQPLQGQTPRLQPSGDDGADDAGGRGDGWYLYNLFAGRSTSLSSSSPQEPSNMHNASSSPTSAAASRTLNIPATLKVRHCCSALDLYRWSVAHCPLFAIPPDREPSYASVVCSNGSSANRSTAAAVWHLLWWAVDNSFLVPVVRRRGQATLEMLADETALFCVKRDVARVALNVERRCRDDVWRPQQPEARANSGKEVPSSSAIYGVDLAPSMLRLHRPLRRSTLAGILALSENLASLGLRAATQVQEFFRARNVHGWARQSLGAGAGTTVALFGGRPVGATEVVDSSSVASAATAATVVRRFHRLAEDCLQNVQSAMAALQHMSLEVLARDAAMHDYISFFVNVYNAAYVAAWLTNVKELVSNGAAAATAGTSSPAKSSHHQHQGARRAPIPRTIDLFPLPTLCNTSHACFMHAYGVVIGGVFVSLDEMKYGILGGNRAPPHCDLPLWPPVGGNGASPCRPSSSQRSSELDWRQQMQRLVPLHLRADVSEVARLNALQRHPHLQEALDFIDMCEALAPSTSHIHNPGAEGDGAHAVSAKARLTSHEQGAMRNPSSSYRAPSLSQPSPASSLDIAAAAAAATDSARRSVCVSPPLPPNTSSARGLGCQGDGGPQQRRRHELVDVWCVDVVRYVPFRIVLQLIDTYLPPPVLHLCAGSVDAEWKEYSVDITGDDDGSGAAGSISPVLLDGRDRVPWYLQPIFNATSLLHTTLQSSKLGAAYAVARDGDGPAAGMLTPRVSQDANGVLLQPCRMWSSPSYYVVGGDGMSGDEAVSHSFQLLQALAGSYLGAGLYHPISLGTTGGSAENAPPRAPAQHLCIPLHSDDAFTQLRATEAAFRSALLTTDPHLFCGAATPPPTKSPVGAVQSRCSSQPPPLSLPTASSQPPHLRGHGGAAGMHTSTAGPGARLIFGGFGSSATSCSATLQNAMKPLLYEWCRSVEEMGNSTLFSRPAWQMRVTLQMVRLLEESYASGRAVRAAQAAMRSGEAVPTK, from the coding sequence atggcggccgccgcgtcgccgttCTCGCTGCCTCGTGCGCGGttgccggcgctgcagcagctcccgcTTGACTCCATCACGGTGTACGATACGGCCACCCACTGCTACCTGCTCGGCACAGACAGCCTGCAGAAGAACTTTCACCTTCTCTCCTGCCGCAAGCACAGCGCTGAGCCAACACCGTGCCACAACGCTGTCAGCAACAGTAGCGTCGTCGCGGGCGCTGGCAGTAATGGACGCCAGAACGCCACCGTGTCCGagtcggaggcggaggtggggcGGGCAGGggcgagcaccgccgctcccCCGAGCGCTTCCCACGCCGAACTGTTTGGCCTTGACGACTTGCACGACTTCACGAGCTACGCCGTCTACTCCCCGACAGAAGCCGGGGCCCTCGTCGACGCTCTGCGACGGGAGCACGGCGCGTCAATGCGCATTCTCTCCGCTGTCGCCTTCCTCGGTGCGGTACGCTTCACCGCCGGCTACTACGTGGTACTGGCGACGGAGCGACGCATGGCGGGCTACCTTGGCGTGCACCGGCTCTTCGAGGCTGTGAGCGTGGAACTGGtctcgctgcagctggatCCTGAATGggtggccgccgctgagATGCAGGCGCGAAAACGGTTGCAACAGcttcggcgcggcggcggcgttggtgcTCGAGGCTTCAAGACCGGCTACTCTCCGCTTATCTCTGCACCAGGGACGGCGGCAGGCTCGCCGTTCGTGCCTTCTACATCCCGCTCCCGCCTTGCCAGGGCTGGCTACGGCCGCAAGTTCGTCGCCTCCGGAACGGGCGCCTCGGCGTCTGCCACCTCGTACATCTTTCAGCGCCGCAGTCTGGAGGAGCTGTaccggcagcagctcatcacctccctctcgcgcgccTCATCTTTCTTTTACTCGCACAGCTACGACCTCACGAACACCCTTCAGAGGAACATGCTGGCGGCAGGGACAGCGGTGTCCGACGGGGGGGTCCAGCCGATCACCTGTGCGGGCAACGGGGGGCGCCACTGCTTTGAGCGGCGCCCAGatcgcgtcgccgcggcagatGCCCGAGTGGAGCCCTCCCCGCGAGGTGgtcagccgctgcagccacggATGCAGTACGTGTGGAATGAATACCTTCTGGAGCCGTGGCAGCTCAACGACCGCGATGCAGAAAGCGTCAAGGTCGAGATGAGTGACGTAGCCGAGGCCGatgtcggtggcggcggtgacgcgccGGCAGCCCCGCCCGCCGGCCGTGCAAAACGGGATTCGGCGCCGCAGTACCCATCTGCACTGTCGCGGTGGTGTGTCTTCCTCGTGCATGGCTACATTACGCAGCGCGCTGTGGTGGTACGCCGGCCAGCCTTTCGCACGCTTCTCGTCACGCTCATCGCGCGTGTCAGCAAGGCGTCGGCCGGCGTACGCTACCTCCGGCGCGGTCTCAACAGTGACGGACACGTTGCAAATCACGTTGAGGTGGAGCAGATCATCAGCGACGAGTCTTCGTGGAACTCGACCTTTACTGCCGGCGCCATCACCTCCTACGTCCAGCTGCGTGGGTCGGTGCCAGTGCGGTGGTATCACCCACCGACAGCGTCGCGCCTGCTTTCGAAGCCGCCAATCGTTATAGGACCGCACGACTCGCAGTGGAGTGAGACATGCCTCCACTTCCAGCACCTCCTGGAGCAGTACGGCTCTCCCATCTTGGTGCACGACCTTCTCAAACGCAGGGAGAACAACACGCGGGAGAGCGTGCTCGGCGACGCGTACCGCGCGGCAGTGCGTGCCATGGTCGCCGCTGTGGACCGTTGGACCCCCGCTGCGACCGCCGGCCGGGACAGCGTGGAGAGGGGTAACACAAGTGAGCCACGCGTCTGCGGCGCTGACGTTCTCCAGTACGAGTCTACTGACCTCCGCAGTCTCAGCCAGCTCGCGTGGAACACAATGACAGCTCTGGCAGAGCAGCACTTCCGTGTGGTCCACTGTTTTGTCACCAGGCGATGCTGCCCGGTCGCCACTCTTGAGCGGCACGCACAGTATGCTTCTCGTCTCGATCACAGTGACATGCTCATGACAGGTGACACCAGCAAGGTCGCCGATGCACACAAAAGacgcgtcagcagcgacggcgaagaTGCCGAGGTTgttcagctgcagcgcggggTGGTCCGCAGCAACTGTCTCGACTGCATCGACCGCACTAACCTTGGTCAGCTTTTCCACGGCCTCCACGCTCTGGGGGAGCAGCTGTCTGCGCTCggtctgctgcagcacgcagcGGATGTATGTGACTCGCCAGCGGTaacggagctgctgcttgAGATGTACCTGGCCATGGGGGATGCCATAGCCACTCAGTACGGCGGCTCCGCCCAGGTCGGAGCTggcgtgctgcaccgcggcgcgGGCTGGGATCAGCTGATGGGGGTGAAGCGCCTCTACCACAACGTCATGAGTGACCGTGACAAGCAGGAGGCAATGAACCTTCTGCTCGGCCGcaagcagccgcagccccgCCGTGGCTCACGCGCCTGCAACCCAGAGATGCACAGCCCTGGCCAGATGGTCCCGCTCCCCCTTGCCCAAGCCTCCCCATCATCCactgcgccgtcgctgagcgcctccatcacgtctgcgtcgccagcggcagcggctgcgtgggTTGGCGTGGGCCGTGGCCCGCTTGCGAGCgaggatgccggcggcgccacggcaTCCTTCCTCTCTGGAATCCGCCAGACGGCctcgcggtggtggagcgAGGCAACTTCGTCAGCGTCGTCTTctggggcggcggtggcggccgcggaggcagaggcagaggctgACTACTACGAGCAAGTCTCCAGCGCCCCACGGCTGCCTCTGCCCGGTCTGCTGACGTCGTGGTGGGTGCAGCCGCTACGCCGCTTCGACGCGTGGTGTGCTGCATGTGGTGCCAGTGCACTCCGGGGCGCCACGAGGAATAGCAAGACCGCAGACGCCGCAAGCGTGCGGCCTTTGGGAGAAGTCGCTGCCCCGCAGgcgccgcgcagctccttgGCTCACTCAGATGTCTCCATCTCCTCTTCTGCACCGACGCTTGCCTCCTCGGCAAGCTCTCGCACGAGTGTGCCGACGGACGCGGCCGTGGCGTCGGCCGACGCCTACGGCGGAGACGAGCTGGCGCTTCACCTTCTCGCCgctgaggcgcaggcgcaggagcgTTGGAAGCTCTTCATTGCCAACGTGGAGCGGCAAGCGTGCCTCGCCCCAGCGCggcgcgacgcggccgcgCAGCTCTACCACGGCAGACGTAGGGGAGTGTCGCATGGCGACGGGATCGACGAtaccgccgcagcaccgtcccTGTCttcgcccctctctccagtCTCGGCGGGCACTCCCGCTAGCgacgcgtcggcgccgtcacgCTCGATGCAGTGGTCTCTCGTAAGCAGTACCACGTCGCCGACCGTGCGTACAGCGGCCGCCACTGGAGGCGCGGAGGCGGGTGCCCTGTCCCGTGCAGGATATGCAACGGTGGCGTCAGCGGAACGCGCGCCTCTACCCTTCTCCGCACCGTTGTTGACGGCTCCGCTGTACCTCTTTACGGAGCCGTTGGTTCTTCTCCGCACGACGATGCACGCGTTGCCCGTTGAACGTTTTGCCGTTGCAGAGCGCCGGCCGACCGGGCCATCgaccgcctctgctgctgcgttgggCTCTGGTGGCTTGAGATCGGGCAAGAAGCGTGCTGCGATTTACAGCGTCGGCGATGCTTTGCCGCAAGAGCCACCGTACAGCGTCGGACAAGCTGTTGCGCGCCAGCTCTTTGGCTGTTtcccgcctgccgctgcggttgTCACTGCTCACTCTCGGGATCAGATGCTGATGGCGCAACACCAGCCCTGGCGGTCGCCGCAGGAGGCTCACTCACACGACGCCTTCCCATGCATCGTGCGGAACAGCGCGTTCGCGCAGCAGAATGCGGACCTTGAACGGTTGGCGCACCGGGAGGTGCTGTGGATAGTACATGGTGtcggcacggcggcagctgggACGCACGGGGTGTCCGCGGAATCGCTGCGGAGGTCCACGTCGTGTGCTTCGATGGTGCAGccctcagcaccgccaaGCTGGCCGTGGACTCTCTCCGCGCAGGAAGTCGCGGACCGTCAGTTCatagcggcgctgctcgtggGTTGGTTCGGTGCGCCGGCAACTTGGGGGCTAGAGGACATGATACgagtggcgcagcgcctcgtctACCCCGAGCTCTTgccggcggaggtgctgcaggtgctgcgcagcagccgtgtgCAGCCGCCACTCGAAGGAGCAGAACTTCTGTTCGCTGGTACGCCTTCAAAGGCAGAAGAGGGCAcggaggagcgagagaaacGCGTGGACGCAGAGACAAGGCAGTACTGGCATGAGCGACTCGCCGCATCAGTCGGTCAACGAGGTTCGCTCTTCGCCCGCGGCACTCCCGTCGCCGCCTTCAAGCATGCCTCCaggccgacggcgccgcggcgagaCCCCGGGGGCAGAGACGCCCCCCTTCGGCGGACGTCACCCGTGCGCTTTGCCccgccgcccacgccgctgccataTCAGCGGGATGTGAACGTCAACTCAGACAGCCCGGTGCAGGCGGCAGTGGCTCTCCTCTGCCGTCTTGCAAGCGTTCTACGCTTTGCGGGGCACGACAACACGGCGAGAGGGGCGTCGATGAACGACACGGGCATCGGGCCGGTCGTGGgggcgcgcggcagcggcgtagTCGCGGCGACCTCTATGGCAGCTCGCTGGAGCCACGAAGTCTCGACGGGTGAGagtcgtggtggcgcaggtgTGAACGTCCTCGCTGTATCGACAcacgacgccgacgctgcgcagGACGAGAAGGCTGCGCCTGTCCGCCGTGTGGAAGAGGCGCTTCTCCCCTTACTGGAGGAGTGCCCCAACGCTAGCGCGCCTGCATCTGCATACCTCCCGGGTCTCTTTCCCAAGCACGAGGCCCTCCCCGACTCGCTGCGTCGGCAGTGGCTCCTGTGTCGTCTCCTGCAGCCCATCTTCACCCGCTGCGTGCTGACGCCGCCAACGCTGCACAACCTGCTTCGTGACCTCTTCACCGAGCTGCTCACTGTCGACGACACTGCCGCAGGTCCTGCCGACGAGGTGAATCGGGAGAATGAGGCACGGCAACAGCCCCGACGCCGCGAATACCGCGTCCGCTACAGCTTTGTGCTGCCCCAGCAACACTGGCAACTGCAGCAACAGCCACTACAGGGGCAAACCCCCCGCCTGCAACCCTCGGGCGATGACGGTGCGGATGACGCTGGGGGTCGCGGGGATGGCTGGTACCTGTACAATCTCTTTGCGGGCAGGTCTacgtcgctgtcgtcctcCTCACCGCAGGAGCCGTCGAACATGCACAAcgcctcctcatcccccacctccgccgcggcCTCGCGAACGCTGAACATTCCGGCCACGCTGAAGgtgcggcactgctgctctgccttGGATCTCTACCGCTGGTCTGTGGCACACTGTCCGCTCTTCGCGATCCCTCCTGACCGCGAGCCGAGCTACGCGTCCGTGGTttgcagcaacggcagcagcgcgaacaggagcaccgcagcggctgtgtgGCACCTGCTTTGGTGGGCAGTCGACAACAGCTTTCTCGTTCCCgtcgtgcgccgccgcggccaggCGACGCTTGAAATGTTAGCGGATGAGACAGCGCTTTTCTGCGTGAAGCGCGATGTGGCGCGCGTCGCGCTGAACGtagagcgccgctgccgcgatGACGTCTGGCGACCGCAGCAACCGGAAGCACGGGCCAACTCCGGGAAAGAGGTGCCTAGCTCCAGCGCTATCTACGGAGTCGACCTCGCCCCATcgatgctgcggctgcaccggCCCCTTCGTCGCAGCACTCTCGCCGGCATCTTGGCGCTGAGCGAAAATCTGGCGAGTCTCGGGTTGCGTGCCGCGACGCAGGTGCAGGAGTTCTTCCGCGCTCGCAACGTGCACGGCTGGGCGCGGCAATccctcggcgccggcgctggcacTACGGTCGCTCTCTTCGGCGGCCGTCCCGTTGGTGCAACGGAAGTGGTAgactcctcctccgtggccagcgccgccacagcagccaccGTCGTTCGGCGTTTTCACCGACTCGCCGAGGACTGCCTGCAGAACGTGCAGAGTGCCATGGCGGCGCTTCAGCACATGTCTCTCGAGGTCCTTGCGAGGGACGCCGCCATGCACGACTACATCAGCTTCTTCGTGAACGTGTACAATGCCGCCTACGTAGCGGCGTGGCTGACCAACGTGAAGGAGCTGGTGAGtaacggcgccgcagcggcaacggctgGCACGAGCTCACCCGCTAAGagcagccaccaccagcaccaggGTGCTCGTCGCGCGCCGATACCACGCACCATCGACCTCTTCCCGCTGCCCACCTTGTGCAACACGAGCCACGCCTGCTTCATGCACGCGTACGGCGTCGTCATTGGGGGCGTGTTTGTGAGCCTCGACGAGATGAAATACGGCATCTTGGGCGGAAACCGAGCTCCGCCCCACTGCGACCTGCCGCTGTGGCCCCCCGTTGGCGGCAACGGTGCCAGTCCGTGCCGCCCCTCGAGCAGTCAGCGGTCGAGCGAGCTGGACTGGCGACAGCAGATGCAACGACTTGTGCCGCTGCATCTGCGCGCTGACGTGTCCGAGGTGGCGCGGCTCAATGCCCTTCAGCGTCACCCACACCTGCAAGAGGCGCTCGACTTCATCGACATGTGCGAGGCGCTCGCCCCCTCCACATCGCACATACATAATCCTGGCGCTGAGGGAGACGGGGCACACGCAGTGTCGGCGAAGGCACGGCTCACCTCGCACGAACAGGGCGCAATGCGGAACCCGAGTAGCAGCTATCGCGCACCTTCCCTGTCGCAGCCCTCGCCGGCCTCTTCCCTCGAcatcgcggcggccgccgcagcggcaactGACTCGGCTAGGCGAAGCGTATGTGTGTCaccaccgttgccgccgaACACTTCATCAGCGCGAGGACTGGGCTGCCAAGGTGATGGTGgtcctcagcagcgccgacgccacgAGCTGGTTGACGTGTGGTGCGTCGATGTCGTGCGTTACGTACCGTTCCGCATCGTGCTTCAGCTCATTGATACCTATctaccgccgccggtgcttCATCTGTGCGCCGGTAGCGTCGATGCAGAGTGGAAGGAGTACTCTGTGGATATCAccggcgacgatgatggcagcggtgcagcaggcagcATCAGCCCCGTCCTGCTCGACGGAAGAGACCGTGTACCGTGGTATCTACAGCCAATCTTCAATGCCACGTCGCTGTTGCACACCACCTTGCAGAGCTCCAAGCTCGGCGCCGCCTACGCTGTTGCCCGCGATGGCGACGGACCGGCGGCCGGCATGTTGACGCCGCGGGTTAGCCAAGACGCAaacggtgtgctgctgcagccgtgtCGCATGTGGAGCAGTCCTTCCTACtacgtcgtcggcggcgacggcatgAGCGGTGATGAGGCCGTGAGCCACTCCTTCCAACTCCTGCAAGCGCTGGCAGGCTCCTACCTCGGCGCCGGCCTCTACCACCCCATCAGCCTTGGCACCACGGGTGGCAGCGCTGAGAATGCTCCGCCGCGTgctccagcgcagcacctgTGTATTCCCCTTCACTCTGACGATGCCttcacgcagctgcgcgcaaCGGAGGCGGCCTTCCGCAGTGCCCTCCTCACCACCGACCCGCACCTCTTTtgtggcgccgccacaccaccacccacgaAGTCGCCCGTGGGGGCAGTGCAGTCTCGGTGCTCAtcccagccgccgccgctgtcttTGCCGACTGCCTCTTCGCAACCGCCTCATCTACGCGGTcatggcggtgctgccggcatgcacacaagcacagcTGGCCCCGGCGCCAGACTGATCTTTGGCGGCTTTGGCAGCTCTGCCACATCTTGCTCTGCCACCCTGCAGAACGCCATGAAGCCTCTCTTGTACGAGTGGTGTCGGTCGGTAGAGGAGATGGGCAACTCCACCCTTTTCTCCCGACCTGCGTGGCAGATGCGGGTGACGCTCCAGAtggtgcggctgctcgaGGAGTCCTACGCGTCTGGGAGGGCAGTGCGAGCCGCACAAGCGGCGATGCGGTCTGGCGAGGCGGTGCCGACCAAGTAA